A single genomic interval of Metamycoplasma salivarium harbors:
- a CDS encoding nucleotide exchange factor GrpE — translation MKIKKFDYVEFLITEYKGKQIQKTFPKEEIKLYLGYDLFDEKVTNFLIGQEFSSNKVLEYIDPEDKKNRIEIKLLKHSKTPERFVNLIIELKYLTSQIQDRETTIAKLEQKLNEATTKYNKMEQDFKSQVELMQNKAQQTINEHTKKNDSHMATIINEERKFALQKFLENLINPLNVFETALRAAENSQIKEVATYAKGFEMLYNQIEDVIFNVGVSKIIPKIGDPFDPNIHQIYETIESDHPKDSIIEIKNIGYKLYDRTIRPALVVVAK, via the coding sequence ATGAAAATTAAAAAATTTGATTATGTAGAGTTTTTGATTACAGAATATAAAGGAAAGCAAATACAAAAAACATTTCCCAAAGAAGAAATTAAACTATATTTAGGTTATGACTTATTTGATGAAAAAGTGACAAATTTTTTAATTGGTCAAGAATTTTCATCAAATAAGGTTTTAGAATACATAGATCCAGAAGATAAAAAAAATCGCATTGAAATTAAACTTCTAAAACATAGCAAAACTCCTGAAAGATTTGTTAATTTAATCATTGAACTTAAATATCTAACTTCACAAATTCAAGATCGTGAAACTACGATTGCTAAATTAGAACAAAAACTAAATGAGGCTACTACTAAATATAATAAAATGGAGCAAGATTTTAAATCTCAAGTAGAGCTTATGCAAAATAAAGCCCAACAAACTATTAATGAACATACCAAAAAAAATGATAGTCATATGGCAACTATTATTAATGAAGAAAGAAAGTTTGCTCTCCAAAAATTTCTTGAAAATTTAATTAACCCATTAAATGTTTTTGAAACCGCTTTACGTGCTGCAGAAAATTCTCAAATTAAGGAAGTTGCAACTTATGCAAAGGGTTTTGAAATGTTATATAATCAAATTGAAGATGTTATATTTAATGTTGGTGTTTCAAAAATAATTCCTAAAATAGGTGATCCATTTGATCCAAACATTCACCAAATTTATGAAACAATTGAATCAGATCACCCAAAAGATAGCATTATTGAAATTAAAAATATAGGTTATAAATTATATGATCGTACAATTAGACCAGCACTTGTAGTAGTTGCTAAATAA
- the dnaK gene encoding molecular chaperone DnaK, which produces MAKEVILGIDLGTTNSVVSIIENGMPKVLENPNGKRTTPSVVAFKNGETIVGEVAKRQLETNPDCVASIKRLMGTSKTVHVNGKDYKPEEISAMILAYMKEYAEKKIGHPVKKAVITVPAYFDNAQREATKNAGTIAGLDVVRIINEPTAAALAFGIDKNKDINHKILVFDLGGGTFDVSILEVEAGTYDVLATSGDNHLGGDDWDNVVVQWMIEKIRSEYSYDVTSNKMAMSRLKEEAERAKITLSQSLVANINIPFLAMNEKGPINVELELKRSEFEKMTESLLNRIKKPVTDALEAAKLKASDLNEVLLVGGSTRMPAVQELVANMLGKKPNNSINPDEVVSAGAAIQGGVLAGDIQDVLLLDVTPLTLGIVVEGDIVAPLIPRNTTIPVTKSQIFSTAMDNQPAVSIVVTQGERQMANDNKILGQFELSGIEPAPRGVPQIEVSFSIDVNGITKVTAKDKKTNKEQTITIQNTSNLSKEEVEKMVKEAEENRAADAKKRHEVEIIVKAEQITNQLEKTLNSEEIKKADPKQKEELENTLKEIKDLVDKKDYENLEKKLTEFEQKMAAAMDYMKKQGFDPNKNPDDNNDKPNN; this is translated from the coding sequence ATGGCAAAAGAAGTTATATTAGGAATAGACTTAGGTACAACAAACTCAGTTGTATCAATTATAGAAAATGGTATGCCTAAGGTTTTGGAAAACCCTAATGGTAAAAGAACTACCCCATCTGTAGTTGCATTCAAAAACGGTGAAACTATTGTTGGTGAAGTTGCTAAAAGACAACTTGAAACTAATCCAGATTGTGTTGCATCTATTAAGAGGTTGATGGGTACATCTAAAACTGTTCATGTTAATGGTAAAGACTATAAACCTGAAGAAATTTCAGCAATGATTTTAGCTTATATGAAAGAATATGCTGAAAAGAAAATTGGACATCCAGTTAAAAAAGCTGTTATTACAGTTCCTGCATATTTTGACAATGCACAACGTGAAGCAACAAAGAACGCTGGAACAATTGCTGGATTAGATGTTGTTAGAATTATTAATGAACCAACTGCTGCTGCATTAGCATTTGGAATTGATAAAAATAAAGATATTAATCACAAAATTTTAGTATTTGACTTAGGTGGTGGTACATTTGATGTTTCAATTTTGGAAGTTGAAGCTGGTACATATGATGTTTTAGCAACATCAGGTGACAATCACTTAGGTGGCGATGACTGAGATAATGTTGTTGTTCAATGAATGATTGAAAAAATTAGAAGTGAATATTCATATGATGTTACTTCAAATAAAATGGCAATGTCAAGATTAAAAGAAGAAGCAGAACGTGCAAAGATTACTTTGTCACAAAGTTTAGTTGCAAATATTAACATACCATTTTTAGCAATGAATGAAAAAGGTCCTATTAATGTTGAACTTGAACTAAAAAGATCAGAATTTGAAAAAATGACTGAAAGTTTACTAAATAGAATTAAAAAACCTGTAACTGACGCATTAGAAGCCGCTAAATTAAAAGCAAGTGATTTAAATGAAGTGTTGTTAGTTGGTGGCTCAACTAGAATGCCCGCTGTACAAGAACTTGTTGCTAATATGTTAGGCAAAAAACCTAATAACTCAATTAACCCTGATGAAGTTGTATCTGCTGGTGCTGCTATTCAAGGTGGTGTATTAGCTGGTGATATTCAAGATGTTTTATTATTAGATGTTACTCCATTAACATTAGGTATTGTTGTAGAAGGTGATATTGTTGCTCCTTTAATTCCAAGAAACACAACTATTCCTGTTACAAAAAGTCAAATCTTTTCAACAGCAATGGACAATCAACCTGCAGTTTCAATTGTTGTTACTCAAGGTGAACGTCAAATGGCAAATGACAATAAAATTTTAGGTCAATTTGAATTAAGCGGAATTGAACCTGCTCCTAGAGGTGTTCCTCAAATTGAAGTAAGTTTCTCAATTGACGTTAATGGTATTACAAAAGTAACTGCCAAGGATAAGAAAACTAACAAAGAACAAACAATTACTATTCAAAATACCTCAAATCTTTCAAAAGAAGAAGTTGAAAAAATGGTTAAGGAAGCTGAAGAAAATAGAGCTGCTGATGCTAAGAAACGTCATGAAGTTGAAATTATTGTTAAAGCTGAACAAATTACTAATCAATTAGAAAAAACTTTAAATAGTGAAGAAATTAAAAAAGCTGATCCTAAACAAAAAGAAGAATTAGAAAATACCCTAAAAGAAATTAAAGACTTAGTTGATAAAAAAGATTACGAAAATCTTGAAAAGAAATTAACTGAATTTGAACAAAAAATGGCTGCTGCTATGGATTATATGAAAAAACAAGGATTTGATCCTAATAAAAATCCAGATGATAATAATGACAAGCCAAATAACTAA
- a CDS encoding DUF2179 domain-containing protein encodes MEENNHKEENQNLEYEINRIKVKENLLHFSTLHRVKKLRTQILWTIIIAIIFSFFGMLFVQNTGLYGFGVDAISHGFGRLSGFLVLNATKNKNAAKITFVVLFWAINFIINIPLFIFAAKKINKNFALLTFVFMLVSTIAGIIFGLIPGSNNWYIFSRPLNDEIWTQSDEIVQTALWSYNNDATKHVAVVLYGFLWAIIQGAIAAALLILNSSTAGFDILVVWYAREKFKNLGFIYMVFHVASLIFANIIGTYIPASITMNELPSHQLGNVKPWAAEVLFNPNFASSFLMILINSFVVDILFPKYKMVKLEIYTNKIKEIQDKIYALKDKRFATSIATVKGGYSKKEQSILVANCFYIDASTVCDIVSSEDDNAFISIYDTKKTLGHVFVSKQVNQSKNNHNNLHKSNPKK; translated from the coding sequence ATGGAAGAAAATAATCACAAAGAAGAGAATCAGAATCTCGAATATGAAATTAACCGAATAAAAGTGAAAGAAAATCTTTTACATTTTTCAACATTACATCGTGTAAAAAAATTACGTACACAAATTTTATGAACAATCATTATCGCAATAATTTTTTCATTTTTTGGCATGCTATTTGTTCAAAATACTGGACTTTATGGATTTGGAGTAGATGCGATAAGCCATGGTTTTGGTCGTTTGTCTGGTTTTTTAGTTTTAAACGCTACAAAAAATAAGAATGCAGCGAAAATTACTTTTGTTGTTTTGTTCTGAGCCATTAATTTTATTATCAACATTCCTTTATTCATTTTTGCTGCTAAAAAAATTAACAAAAACTTTGCATTACTAACTTTTGTATTTATGTTAGTTTCAACAATAGCGGGGATTATTTTTGGATTAATTCCTGGAAGTAATAATTGATATATTTTTAGTAGACCTTTAAATGATGAAATTTGAACTCAATCTGATGAAATCGTACAAACTGCACTTTGATCTTATAACAATGATGCCACAAAACATGTTGCTGTAGTTTTATATGGATTTTTATGAGCTATTATTCAAGGCGCGATTGCAGCAGCATTGTTAATTTTAAATTCTTCAACTGCAGGATTTGATATTTTAGTTGTTTGATATGCTAGAGAAAAATTTAAAAATTTAGGATTCATTTATATGGTTTTTCACGTTGCAAGTTTAATTTTTGCAAATATTATTGGAACATATATTCCAGCATCTATTACAATGAATGAATTACCAAGTCATCAACTTGGAAATGTAAAACCATGAGCTGCCGAAGTTTTGTTTAATCCTAATTTTGCAAGTTCATTTTTAATGATCTTAATTAATAGTTTTGTTGTTGATATTTTATTTCCAAAATACAAAATGGTTAAATTAGAAATTTATACAAATAAAATTAAAGAAATTCAAGATAAAATCTATGCTTTAAAAGACAAAAGATTTGCAACGAGTATTGCGACAGTTAAAGGCGGATATAGCAAAAAAGAACAATCAATTTTGGTTGCTAATTGTTTTTATATTGATGCTTCTACTGTTTGCGATATTGTAAGTTCAGAAGATGATAACGCTTTTATTTCAATTTATGATACCAAGAAAACTTTAGGCCATGTTTTTGTTTCAAAACAGGTAAATCAATCTAAAAATAATCACAATAACTTGCATAAATCTAATCCTAAAAAATAA